A window from Solanum stenotomum isolate F172 chromosome 7, ASM1918654v1, whole genome shotgun sequence encodes these proteins:
- the LOC125870589 gene encoding auxin response factor 18-like translates to MITFMDPKDKVKEIEKCLDSQLWHACAGSMVQMPSISSKVFYFPQGHSEHASGNVDFRSSIRIPSYIPCKVSAIKYMADPETDEVFAKIRLIPVGRNEVEFDDDGVVGMNGSDNQDKPSSFAKTLTQSDANNGGGFSVPRYCAETIFPRLDYSADPPVQTILAKDVHGETWKFRHIYRGTPRRHLLTTGWSTFVNHKKLVAGDSIVFLRAENGDLCVGIRRAKRGIGGGPETSSGWNPAGGNCMVPYGGFSSFLREDENKLMRNGNGNNGGNLMNKGKVKAESVVEAANLAASGQPFEVIYYPRASTPEFCVKSSLVKSALQIRWCSGMRFKMPFETEDSSRISWFMGTISSVQVSDPVRWPDSPWRLLQVTWDEPDLLQNVKRVSPWLVELVSNMPTIHLSPFSPPRKKLRLPQHPDFPLDGHLPMPAFSGNHLLGPNSPFGCLPDNTPAGMQGARHAQYGLSLSDLHFNKLHSSLFPVGFPPLDQAAAAPRRPLNIPMISKPCNNENISCLLTMGNSAHSTKKSDIGKAPQLVLFGQPILTEQQISLSCSGDTVSTVRTGNSSSDGNADKIGNVSDGSGSALNQRGLTERSPCDTFQSEPNTEIGHCKVFMESEDVGRTLDLSLLGSYEELCRKLANMFGIDNSEMLNHVLYRDTTGSVKQLGDEPYSDFMKTARRLTILTDSSSDNVGIRE, encoded by the exons ATGATTACATTTATGGATCCAAAGGACAAAGTGAAGGAAATAGAAAAGTGTTTAGATTCTCAACTATGGCATGCTTGTGCTGGTAGTATGGTACAAATGCCTTCAATTAGTTCAAAAGTTTTCTACTTTCCTCAAGGACACTCAGAGCATGCCTCTGGAAATGTTGATTTTAGGAGCTCCATTAGGATTCCGTCGTATATTCCTTGTAAAGTCTCCGCAATTAAGTATATGGCAGATCCTGAGACTGATGAGGTTTTTGCCAAAATTAGGTTGATTCCTGTTGGTAGGAATGAGGTTGAATTTGATGATGATGGGGTTGTTGGGATGAATGGTTCGGATAACCAAGATAAGCCTAGTTCATTTGCTAAGACGTTAACGCAATCAGATGCGAATAATGGTGGAGGTTTTTCTGTCCCGAGGTATTGTGCAGAGACGATCTTTCCTCGTCTGGATTACTCTGCGGATCCTCCTGTTCAGACCATCCTTGCTAAGGATGTTCATGGGGAGACGTGGAAATTCAGGCATATTTATAGAGGGACGCCAAGGCGCCATCTGTTGACGACTGGATGGAGTACTTTTGTGAACCATAAAAAGCTCGTCGCGGGTGATTCCATTGTGTTCTTGAGGGCTGAAAACGGGGACCTTTGTGTAGGCATTCGGAGGGCAAAGAGGGGAATTGGAGGTGGACCTGAGACTTCTTCTGGATGGAATCCGGCTGGAGGGAATTGTATGGTACCATACGGAGGGTTTTCCAGTTTTCTTAGGGAAGATGAGAATAAATTAATGAGAAATGGGAATGGGAATAATGGTGGGAACTTGATGAACAAGGGAAAAGTGAAGGCAGAATCAGTTGTTGAAGCTGCAAATCTTGCAGCCAGTGGACAGCCATTTGAGGTGATCTACTACCCTCGTGCTAGTACTCCGGAGTTCTGCGTGAAGTCATCGCTTGTAAAGTCAGCATTGCAGATCCGTTGGTGCTCGGGGATGAGGTTCAAGATGCCTTTTGAAACTGAAGATTCTTCACGGATAAGTTGGTTCATGGGAACTATATCTTCAGTTCAGGTCTCCGATCCCGTTCGATGGCCAGATTCACCGTGGAGGCTTCTTCAG GTGACGTGGGACGAACCTGATCTGCTCCAAAACGTAAAACGTGTCAGCCCATGGCTTGTGGAATTAGTCTCAAACATGCCTACCATTCATCTTTCTCCCTTTTCGCCCCCACGAAAGAAACTAAGATTACCTCAACATCCAGATTTTCCTCTCGATGGCCACCTTCCTATGCCGGCTTTCTCCGGCAACCACCTTCTAGGGCCTAATAGCCCCTTTGGTTGTCTTCCCGACAACACCCCTGCTGGCATGCAGGGAGCCAGGCATGCTCAATATGGTTTATCATTATCAGATCTCCATTTCAATAAGTTGCATTCTAGTTTGTTTCCGGTTGGTTTTCCACCACTTGATCAGGCTGCAGCAGCACCTCGTAGACCCCTGAATATTCCAATGATCAGCAAGCCATGCAACAATGAGAATATATCTTGCTTGCTAACCATGGGAAATTCTGCTCACTCTACGAAGAAATCTGATATTGGGAAAGCACCACAACTCGTGCTTTTTGGTCAACCTATACTTACTGAGCAGCAGATTTCTCTTAGCTGCTCGGGAGATACTGTTTCTACTGTTCGTACAGGGAATAGTTCCTCTGATGGAAATGCTGATAAAATCGGGAACGTGTCCGATGGTTCAGGTTCTGCACTCAATCAACGTGGATTAACAGAACGCTCACCGTGCGACACATTTCAATCTGAGCCTAATACCGAGATTGGACACTGTAAGGTTTTTATGGAATCAGAAGATGTAGGTCGCACTCTGGATCTTTCATTGCTAGGATCTTACGAAGAGTTATGCAGGAAATTGGCAAATATGTTCGGTATTGACAACTCGGAGATGCTTAATCACGTACTTTACCGGGATACCACTGGCTCGGTCAAGCAACTTGGTGATGAACCATATAG CGACTTCATGAAAACAGCGCGAAGGTTAACAATTCTAACTGATTCAAGCAGTGACAATGTAGGAATCAGGGAATAG